The Coffea arabica cultivar ET-39 chromosome 2c, Coffea Arabica ET-39 HiFi, whole genome shotgun sequence genome includes the window ATGTAGCCTATTTTTATGGGACAGACGGAATATCTTTTTAAGTTGCCTTGTTGATTCTGTTGATAAACCTAACAAAATCACCTCTGCATAATTTTAACAAAGCAAGACGTTTTTATTTGACACACTACTGTTGCATGGCTATTAGTTCCTGTGGCACTAATATCTTGTAtcgttgatttttttttttttgctgtaaCTCTTCATAGATTTCAAGGCATAATATATAGGTTAATAGCTCCAGCTTAGAAATATTCTTTTCATGCGGGACTTATTTGAGGTAGCTTGGTGTACTAAGGAGAATCAGGCGTGGATAAGTGAGCAGATGCCTGTAAGATACAGAACTAATGTATCTTGACCTAGTAGTTAATTTGTTATGAGGAATTTcgacaaaatgaaaaactttttgggCATATACTTGTCCTCATAAACAACCTGAGATTCCACATTCCTCGGCTGTTAGTTTGGCATTCAGAAGTATCTTCCTAGTTGACATCAGAATGTTTTTTTTGGTCCTTTAGCTTTGAGATTCTGAAGAATCGTGCATATTAGGTGCTTCACCAGTTGGGATGcgcatagttttttttttttttgacagaaCAATCATTATATTAATAGCTTGATAATACAAGATTTGCTTTACAAAATAGGGGCAGCTGCCCCAATATCATCTTGTGTACTCTTCTTAAGCCACACGGGGAAAGAATTCTCCCACATTACATTCATAACAAGCTTCACAGCAAATTGTGCGATAGTATATGCACACGCATTTCCTGTTCTATAAACAAAAGAGAGTACAGTGTTCAAACATCTCTCTCATTGCTTGTATATCTTCAAGGATGGTTGCTATGGTGGAGTCCTCTACCTTTCCAGCTTGAACCTTGTCAATTGCACCTTTACAATCAGCTTGTACTTCAATTCTCCTCCATTTTGTTTCTTTGGCTATAATTAGAGCCATTCTGATGGCTGCGGTTTCTTCCTTATATGGTTCACCTCGTCTATCTTCCTGCCATCCCCAAGCTTTGAATATTTTTCCATTCCAGTCCTGTGCTACACCAGCCATACCAGTTCTTATCATTTGGCTAGAATTGGCTGCATCTGTGTTAATCATGATCCATCCTTCCGTAGGTTGCTTCCATTTCCCGCATTCTTAAGTTTTGAGACTTTTCCAGTATTGTGCTTCCTTTCAGTGTCATCTTTTGATTCTATGAACTCCAATCATCCATGATGAGCTTTATGTGCAATCAATCTGTTATCTGTACATTTATCAGTGAACATTTTGCTGTTTCTGGCTTTCCAGATTTGCCAGAGGATGTTTGCAGTTAGAGCTATATAATCTTGACCCTTGTCCCTGGTATCAGCTTCTAACAATCCTTCCCACCATCTGATGAATTTGCACATAGGCTAGTTGAGTATGCACATTAATGCACCAGAGAGAGATGGAACATTAGAATATAGCTCTGTGTAATGGATCCCACCTTGAATGCTCAATTGATGACCTTTCTCCATATATTGAGGAAAAGGATACTGATCTTGATTGTAGATAGTATTTCTCAGTTTTACTGATTTCTTGAGGTCATTCTAAGCCAGtcacaaaattaactaattGATGTGGCATCATTTTATTGCAGGAATATAAGTTAGTAAGAAAGTTGGTTTATGAGTTGGAGATTGTTTAGCATTAGTTCTGGGTGCTTGCACTATATTTCTACATTAGCAGCTATTTGGTGTTTTCTTCAGTTTCTTACCTATTTATTTTTGCTGAACCCATTCTAAATGCCTTCTACAAACCAGGTTCTCAAAACTGCTGTTTTTCTCTACAGAGAAGAAAGCAAAATCCATATTCTGGTTATTTGTTTGTACATTCCATTTAGAAACCATGAATATGGTTTCCTAGGGACCACACCTTTTAAAGATGAAGAATCCTCGCCTTATAAAAATTGGTGTTGCACCAATAAGATGTCCTATTCTTGAGAACTTAAATTGAGCTCCCTATCCTGCTTTTGTAGAAAAGTGTTAAATAACATTTGTTGGTTCATTGTCAAATTGCCTATTTGACCTGTTCTAGTTAACTGGTGATATACTGTGATTAGTTAGCGTATATGGATGGTGAGAGTTTTTACAGTATTATCAAACTCTTAATGAAATGAAGTACTTGTAACATCACAACTATCCAAAGGTTGGACTTGGACTTGAGCTTGGCCCTTCATGGATCATGCATATTAACCTTTGGTATAGTAAAGCCTACACCGAACAGAACTTGGAACTTAAGAACCAAAACTTAATAGGATATCAGTGTCTTCATATAGTTGATCAAGGAATTAAGAGTGCTAGAGGCTACAGAATGTTATGAGCTTTGAAAAGCTTTAACCAAATGTGGCTGTAATAGTCTGGGAGTCTGTGACGTGCTTTCTTTGTGGAGGTTTCCAGTTGTAACTTTTGAAGATCGTATTGAAAAATTTGCACATGGAGTAGTTAGAACTATTGTCCACAGATTCCACACTGTACACCATTTTTCTACTTATTGTGTCTTTAGTCATCTTGTCAACAATTATACCATAATTTCGCATAGATTTGCCCATTGGTATGTGTGTTCTTCTGCGTTTTCATTCTTAGAGTTGGAGAACCTATGACAAGTTTGGTATAGCATTTTTAGCTAATCCAAACTTTGAGATGAGTAGTGGGCATTTCATCACTGGTGGAATGGAAGAGGTTGTATGCTACTCATGCAGTCATTGGTTTCTGTTGAATGTCTATATGATAGTTTTGCCTGTCCTTGACATTACATGCAAAACATAAGAAAGGTTCTGACTTTGGTTGCCACTGAAAGATCCCAGTATGGTCAAGGTTGACTTGTTCATGTCCTCATGTATTCTTTTAGAACAGATGCAATTACAGATAAACCATGAATATCCTCCCCATTAATTTCTTTGATGGTCATTCCTGGAAACACTTATGTTACTGAAAATGATTATGACCTCTTGGGTGAGAGCTCTAACTTGTCATACTTTGTTCTGGAATCTAGCTTGCTCTGTCTTTTAAACTTATGAATCTGCCATTTTTCTGTAGTAAACTTAGTTCTGATAGCAATATTTGCAGTTACCTGTGTTCTTAATTTATCATCATGAATATTTCAGATGACATAATTTTGGTTGCGAAGATGCTGGATTTAATCACTGGATGCTTATCTGGATAGGATTGACTCACTGCAAAGCAGGGTGTTGATTCAGTACATATCTAATCATGGAGATGCTGGATAAACTGTACAGTATCATTAGATTGTTTCTCCTGGCATGGAGCAGTGTGTAGATCTTTTACTTATTTTCAatgtttccttctttttcccctttagtTATACATTTATTTTTTCTCCCACTGTGGCTTTCATCTGATTGCTTGTAAAGTATTTTGAGTCCATTCATTTTCACTTTCATACCCTTTTGAGGAATTCCTGCACTTTGAGAGAGATTTTTTTTATAGGGTAAGGGTGATCCTTACATGTATACAAAATGTTGTATTAATATTAAATCTTCGTGTTTAGCTTGTAAAGGTTCTTTAAGATGCTCAGGTTTCCATGGTTATTGGAAAAGCACTCTGAGTAAATTTTACTGCACAAGAATTAATGCATATTTTGTGCTAATAACCAGCGACCAGCAATGCAAGTTTACACCAAATACTGTGGTGGGCTGGTGGAATGAATTAGAGGATCTCTCATGTAGAAGATTTGTCAGTGGATGGAGCAGTGCCCTGGATTTCGGAGTGCTAAATGAAAGAATTATACTTGCTCACTGtaatttgcttttgttttttccaTTAACTatgctttcttctttcttttgtcaaaattctctaaatttatgtttcctgATCGACCCCATCTGGGACACTGCCTTAAAGCATCGAGTGTGTCTGGTGAGAGGCCAATCATCACCAATTTTTTATGGTGCTCAGCTAAAATTTTTAATGTTGCCAAGATTTCTCTCTGTCATGACAAACTCGAAGGTGAAATACAAAAATTTGGGTACCAGTAGGGTTAAGTGTGTTTGAGAAAGAAGCTTTTATACGCTCCCATTCAGCTGCTGTATCTACATGTAATCAGCCGTTGTCTCTGGTTTCTGTTTTCTGGTGGATCTTGTAGATCGTTATAGATGGTCTGGGGAACTAATTTGGCTCACTTAGAAAAATATTTAGGAAACTGTGCTGGCTGTGTTTTGAAGATGTGCTGATTGCTGTTATTGCTACCTTAGAGGAGGGGTTATATCCAGAGAAGTGCATTAACTGGATGGAGAGGTCTTAAACGAAACTGGAGTTTTTTTTATTGCTGGATGGGGTATGAGAATGAGACACACAATTTTAAGCAACATAACTTAGTCGTTAGGGTGTAGATATGAAAAGTTACGAGAGAAATATGCTCTAATGTCATAAACACTTCTCCTGTTGGTTCAAAAGCCTGACTGCttttgaaaaattgaaattaaagtTAACATTGTCCCTTGTTGAATCCAATCCATTCCAGCCAAATGAAGATTAGCAAGTATAAATTGGAAGTTAATTTATGTTTTTGCTGGTGAAGTTGAGTTGAAGCAGCAAGAGTTCGCGCTGTAAATTACCTAGGAAGTAGCATAGGTTCTGCTAAAATGGTGAAAAGGCATCATTCAGATTTGTAAAAACCTTAAACCAAGTAAGATATGacatttttgtatattttgtaTCTGAGACTTCCATAATGGTTAAAGGGCTCTGCTTAGAGAAATTAAGAGGAAACACTTTGTAAATTGACAGAActggaaatgaaatgaaagtaaCTAGTACTAGCAAACAGGAAAACTGTATTAATTTCCTGTTAACTATATCTATGTTTCTCCTCCATCTCGAGAAGATGCAATTGTTTGAAGGAAACTGCAACATATAACAACTCTAAGGAGGCAAAATACAGCTAACAGCCACATATTTTCCACACTAGCAGCTTTGATGATTGCGTTGCTGTGGCTTCCTCTCGTTAACAAAATCAATGGTAGCAGCAGCACAACTGGAAAAGCAGCATAACTCTTCCTCTTATACAAACTTTCTACGAGATACAATAAGCTACAACAGTTTACCACTCTGTTTTTCCTACTGATTCTCATCTGGAGTGCTGTTGCTTCCCTTTGCAGGTCCCTTGGCACTCATCAGTGCGTCAAACTTTTCCGTCTTTCCTAGCACAATCTCAATCTGAGAAGTCAAGGAAAAGATGATATGGGTCAgtatggtttctgatgttctgCACAATGTATATTACCCTCTGGTATAGACATGGTCACAGTTCACATTAATATGAAAATGATGTTTTACTTACCCTGGCTTTCTGAACCATGCGACCTTTCGATTCATCTTTCATTCCAACTGTGGATGTCAAAACCTCTGTTCAAACTCATCATTAGGATGACTGTTCAGTAGAATGAAGATAGTAACAGATAGactttattttgaaagagagattCTTGAATCGTTGAGCAATTGAACTTACTCTTCTCCGTAGCCAATCCAGTATTCTTCAGAATCTCAGCAATTGTAACAACTGTGGTGATTGCTGCGATAATTTATGCGAAGATTAGCAAGAGTAAATTGTCCTTATAGTAAATAAGTGGCAGAACATGATACTCAACATGAGGGAAATTCAAACTAATTAAAGTATAGctggaaaattaaaaaaaccaATCATTACAAATTAAAGAGATGCGGTATAATTAAATTTTTCTCCACTGGTTCTTCTCCAGCTTAAATGACTATAGTCAATAATCTTGCATTCTGTTTGTCGATTCAAAGTCTATAATCTTGCCTAATGTTGACAATGTCCTTGATTTGAACAAAAttataagatttttttttttttttttttttgacttcat containing:
- the LOC113723510 gene encoding uncharacterized protein At2g34160-like; this translates as MTMEAVATNGPAPEQRKNRIQVSNTKKPLFFYVNLAKRYIQQHDEVELSALGMAITTVVTIAEILKNTGLATEKKVLTSTVGMKDESKGRMVQKARIEIVLGKTEKFDALMSAKGPAKGSNSTPDENQ